The sequence below is a genomic window from Thioalkalivibrio sp. ALJ12.
CCTGGTCGACAACCTGACCGCGATGATGATGCTGGTCGTCACCTTCGTCTCGCTGATGGTGCACATCTACACCATCGGCTACATGAAGGACGATCCGGGCTACCAGCGCTTCTTCGCCTACATCTCGCTGTTCACCTTCTCGATGCTGATGCTGGTGATGGCGAACAACTTCATGCAGCTGTTCTTTGGCTGGGAGGCCGTGGGCCTGGTCTCCTACCTGCTGATCGGCTTCTGGTACAAGCGGCCGACCGCGATCTACGCGAACATGAAGGCGTTCATCGTCAACCGGGTGGGGGACTTCGGGTTCCTGATCGGGATCGCCGCGCTGGTGTTCTACACCGGCAGCCTGAACTACGCCGATGTGTTCGCCGAAGGTCAGTCGATGAGCGAGGCGACCATCACCATCTGGCCGGGCTGGACCTTCGGCCTGCTGGATCTGGCGCTGATCTTCCTGTTCATCGGTGCGATGGGTAAATCCGCCCAGGTGCCGCTGCATGTCTGGCTGCCGGACTCGATGGAAGGCCCGACCCCGATCTCCGCGCTGATCCACGCGGCGACCATGGTGACCGCGGGTATTTTCATGGTGGCGCGCATGTCGCCGCTGTACGAGTTCTCCGTCCCGGCGCTGTCGTTCATCCTGATCATCGGGGCGATCACCGCGTTCTTCATGGGCCTGATCGGGCTCGTCCAGAACGACATCAAGCGGGTGGTGGCGTATTCGACGCTGTCGCAGCTGGGCTACATGACCGTGGCGCTGGGCGCCTCCGCCTACGCCGCCGGCCTGTTCCACCTGATGACGCATGCCTTCTTCAAGGCGCTGCTGTTCCTGGCCGCGGGCTCGGTGATCATCGCGATGCACCACCTGCAGGACATGCGCGCGATGGGTGGGCTGCGCCGGCACATGCCGATCACCTACGTGACCGCGCTGATCGGCTCGCTGGCGCTGATCGGGTTCCCGTTCTTCTCCGGGTTCTTCTCCAAGGACGCGATCATCGAGGCGGTCGGCTACTCGCAGATCCCGGGGGCGACGTTTGCCTACTGGCTGGTGCTGGCCGGGGTGTTCGTGACCGCGTTGTACACCTTCCGCATGTTCTTCATGGTGTTCCATGGCGAGGAGCGCTATGACCAGGCGCACAAGTACATGCCCGACCATGGCGATGACCACGACGACGAACACGGCGATGATCATCACCACGGCCCGCTGCAGCCGAAGGAATCGCCGTGGGTAGTCACTCTGCCGCTGGTCCTGCTGGCGATCCCGTCGGTGGTGGCCGGCTACTTCATCGGCCCGATGCTGTTCGGCGACTTCTTTGCCGACAGCCTGTTCGTGCTGCCGGAGCAGGACGTGCTGGCGACCAAGGGCGAGACCTACACCGGCGTGATCGGCTTTGTGCTGCATGGGCTGATGCTGCCCGCGTTCTGGCTCGCGATGGCGGGTCTGGGCACGGCCTGGTACCTGTACATGAAGCGGCCCGAACTGCCGGGCGTGATCGCCGAACGGCTGAAGCTGGGCGTGCGCATCCTCGAGGACAAGTACGGCTTCGACCGCTTCAATGACTGGTTCTTCGCCGGCGGCAGCGTCCGCCTGGGGCGTGCGCTGTGGCGCTACGGTGATGCTCTGATCATCGACGGGCTGCTGGTCAATGGTACCGCGCGCTCGGTCGGCTGGATTTCGGCGCGCATCCGCCACATGCAGTCCGGCTTCCTCTACCACTACGCGTTCGTGATGATCATCGGCCTGCTGGTCCTGATGTTCGCCTTCGTGATCTGAGCGGCTTCGACACCCATGCGCTCGAAGCCCATCGCTGTTTCAAGGAACGACCATGTTTGCTGACTGGCCTATCTTGAGTCTGTTGATCTGGCTGCCGATTCTCGGCGGCTTCCTGGTGCTTGCCGCCGGGCGCGACGCGCCCCATGTGGCGCGGCGGCTCGGGCTCGCGGTGGCCGTGGCGACCTTTGTGGCCAGTTTGCCGCTGTGGTTCACGTTCGAGCGTGGCACCGCGGAGATGCAGTTCCAGGAACTGGCCTCGTGGATCCCGGCGTTCAACGTGAACTACCACCTCGGGGTGGACGGCATCTCCATGCCGTTGATTCTGCTGACCACACTGATCACCGTGATCGTGATCGTTGCGGCCTGGGAGTCGGTGAAGGACCGGATCGCCTACTACATGTCGGCCATGCTGGTGATGGAAGGCCTGATGATCGGCATGTTCGCGGCGATGGATGCGGTGTTGTTCTACGTGTTCTTCGAGGCGATGCTGATCCCGATGTTCCTGGTGATCGGGATCTGGGGCGGGCCGCGGCGCGTCTATGCGACCATCAAGTTCTTCCTCTATACCTTCCTGGGCTCGGTGTTCATGCTGGTTGCGCTGATCTGGATGTACATCCAGTCCGGCAGCTTCCTGATCCAGGACTTCCATGCCCTGCAGATCGGCATGACCGCGCAGATACTGATCTTCCTCGCGTT
It includes:
- the nuoL gene encoding NADH-quinone oxidoreductase subunit L; this encodes MDTIYLLIVLAPLFGAIIAGLFGRQIGRTGAHSVTILGVSISFILSVVVFWAHVFGDAGVYNETVYTWMVSDGIQFEVGFLVDNLTAMMMLVVTFVSLMVHIYTIGYMKDDPGYQRFFAYISLFTFSMLMLVMANNFMQLFFGWEAVGLVSYLLIGFWYKRPTAIYANMKAFIVNRVGDFGFLIGIAALVFYTGSLNYADVFAEGQSMSEATITIWPGWTFGLLDLALIFLFIGAMGKSAQVPLHVWLPDSMEGPTPISALIHAATMVTAGIFMVARMSPLYEFSVPALSFILIIGAITAFFMGLIGLVQNDIKRVVAYSTLSQLGYMTVALGASAYAAGLFHLMTHAFFKALLFLAAGSVIIAMHHLQDMRAMGGLRRHMPITYVTALIGSLALIGFPFFSGFFSKDAIIEAVGYSQIPGATFAYWLVLAGVFVTALYTFRMFFMVFHGEERYDQAHKYMPDHGDDHDDEHGDDHHHGPLQPKESPWVVTLPLVLLAIPSVVAGYFIGPMLFGDFFADSLFVLPEQDVLATKGETYTGVIGFVLHGLMLPAFWLAMAGLGTAWYLYMKRPELPGVIAERLKLGVRILEDKYGFDRFNDWFFAGGSVRLGRALWRYGDALIIDGLLVNGTARSVGWISARIRHMQSGFLYHYAFVMIIGLLVLMFAFVI